The following are encoded together in the Manduca sexta isolate Smith_Timp_Sample1 chromosome 22, JHU_Msex_v1.0, whole genome shotgun sequence genome:
- the LOC115441992 gene encoding probable U3 small nucleolar RNA-associated protein 11, with protein sequence MSSWKKAAKANQKTHRERHQPETRKHLGLLEKKKDYKKRADDYHKKGKTLKLLRKRTLDKNPDEFYFHMINSRVKDGVHHELEKEDEHSSEQVKLMQTQDIKYINMKRTIESRTINRLQAQLHMTDVADSTPNTHTFFVDEWEEKELDVAKRLDTHPALLGRKSNRPKLSDLDKITLPDVDEETVEKMKKKKEKIYKEIAKRIQREKELTVVHQKMELKRHLQDVKVMKPKKIARGSKDAAPVYQFQYNRKK encoded by the exons atgtcATCGTGGAAGAAAGCGGCGAAGGCAAATCAAAAAACTCACCGGGAAAGGCATCAACCCGAGACCCGAAAACATCTTGGACTTCTAGAGAAGAAGAAAGACTACAAGAAGCGTGCAGATGATTACCATAAGAAAGGAAAGACATTAAAGTTACTGCGAAAACGCACATTAGATAAAAATCCTGATGAATTCTACTTTCATATGATAAATTCCAGGGTGAAAGATGga gTGCATCATGAATTGGAGAAAGAAGATGAGCATTCATCAGAGCAGGTGAAGCTGATGCAGACACAAGACATCAAGTACATCAACATGAAACGCACTATAGAGAGCAGAACAATCAACAGATTACAA GCTCAACTTCACATGACTGATGTGGCAGACTCTACTCCTAACACACACACCTTCTTTGTGGATGAGTGGGAGGAGAAGGAATTGGATGTAGCCAAGAGACTGGACACACACCCAGCACTACTTGGAAGAAAGTCCAACCGACCAAAACTGTCTGACCTGGACAAGATCACACTGCCAGATGTTGATGAAGAg actgttgaaaaaatgaaaaagaagaaagaaaaaatttacaaagaaatagCAAAGAGGATACAGAGGGAGAAAGAGTTAACTGTGGTGCATCAGAAGATGGAACTGAAGCGCCACCTACAGGACGTAAAGGTGATGAAGCCTAAGAAAATAGCGCGCGGCTCCAAGGACGCGGCGCCCGTGTACCAATTCCAATACaataggaaaaaataa
- the LOC115442021 gene encoding sodium channel protein Nach, whose translation MAKRSTKGLGSAQSRISTRLTLTYHNICVYSVIWLLCCCASACCAGVLCGVFWARFLKVPALLALYDVQKNDPASYRLPVIAVCPAIEAVTELFIGKLTSNETLKKQLPKLLAHALNGKPSKKDHLYVLDQLLANNNVTLNRMMFDHMPPCREVMQKCRWQTLNVPCEDLFQKEITNSKICCVMRSNEKLINSNKKAKQLASQEVGQKMEFALQCSNGSTLYGCEFFTKYGSEVSIDPEWLTPGNNYIAQLRFVSVPESTVTEKLVEESCNSVAGYSLSDCLHRCAENFCGCADPLRDFRDNSTNLPPCPIARLSCLQTNGLHNNGSCNCLPSCKKITTYMTLESGPMKFIEHAIDPIYRGLNVTSSVVMSFRVNIHMSKEFILNPTETWLTLLSSLGGVFNMFLGVGLFSALELLTLIFVKIPMAIRKYPEKPPPQIKTR comes from the exons ATGGCAAAACGTTCCACC aaaggtTTAGGTTCAGCACAGTCCAGGATTAGCACCCGTTTAACACTTACCTATCACAATATCTGTGTATATAGCGTCATCTGGTTACTGTGCTGCTGCGCAAGCGCATGTTGCGCGGGCGTTCTATGCGGCGTGTTTTGGGCGCGGTTCCTCAAGGTGCCGGCGCTACTCGCGCTGTACGACGTACAGAAGAACGACCCGGCATCCTACCGCCTGCCCGTGATAGCTGTCTGCCCCGCCATCGAAGCTGTAACCGAGCTGTTTATTGGCAAGCT taccTCCAACGAAACTCTAAAGAAACAACTTCCAAAGTTGCTAGCACACGCTCTTAACGGCAAACCGTCTAAAAAAGACCATCTGTACGTACTGGACCAACTATTAGCTAACAACAACGTTACTTTAAACCGAATGATGTTCGATCACATGCCGCCCTGCAGAGAGGTCATGCAAAAGTGCCGCTGGCAGACCCTGAACGTACCCTGCGAGGATCTATTCCAAAAAGAGATCACTAACAGCAAGATTTGCTGCGTGATGAGGTCTAATGAGAA ACTGATCAACAGCAATAAGAAAGCTAAACAGTTAGCCAGTCAAGAAGTGGGTCAAAAGATGGAATTTGCGCTACAATGTTCCAACGGCTCTACACTGTATGGATGTGAA ttctttacAAAGTACGGTAGCGAAGTATCAATAGATCCTGAATGGCTGACCCCTGGTAACAACTACATAGCTCAGCTTAGGTTTGTATCGGTTCCGGAGAGCACTGTCACCGAGAAACTCGTGGAGGAGTCCTGTAATTCCGTGGCGGGATATTCCTTAAGTGACTGCCTG CACCGATGCGCGGAAAACTTCTGTGGTTGTGCGGACCCGTTGCGCGACTTTAGGGATAATTCCACCAACCTGCCACCGTGTCCTATCGCTCGATTATCCTGTCTCCAAACTAATGGGCTGCACA ACAACGGCTCGTGTAACTGCCTGCCGTCGTGTAAGAAGATAACTACCTACATGACGCTAGAATCCGGCCCCATGAAATTTATAGAACACGCCATTGATCCTATATA CAGGGGCCTAAATGTGACTTCCTCGGTGGTGATGTCATTCCGGGTGAACATTCATATGTCCAAAGAATTTATACTGAATCCAACTGAGACGTGGCTCACGTTACTTT CGTCGCTGGGTGGAGTCTTCAACATGTTCCTAGGAGTGGGTTTGTTCAGTGCATTGGAGTTGTTAACGCTTATATTCGTGAAGATACCAATGGCAATACGTAAATATCCTGAAAAGCCACCGCCACAAATTAAAACacgttaa
- the LOC115441991 gene encoding E3 ubiquitin-protein ligase TM129, whose product MDFLITLFYLIFSIGIIYPPTEFVSAGFTIAQLFENYLGSENVNFIGYHMKRTTITALIHSSLPLGYVFCLWCGGENGSWMLASAAATALIPLLMCYKLLCWWEHDKTKHPIVKTLLPYVMPGTDWRVTAANLNVEFRSVDKVSIPLTATSKFVATESWLIKVSQYSMNVVMQRDCALVATATDTHNLTPSGEDEVQYINIEAIPSRDDVARFTFRVSTMALRDLQPRLARPVRVPEHIALMPTLVERFVGVFKQYVDQNPVYFIDDEPELCIGCMVAPADVKLNKRCLPPPAHVEMPPPECQECNCRVLWCAACMARWWAARAAGPPAQWLAGRCTCPVCRARFCLLDVRPARPPPRSTGSR is encoded by the exons ATGGATTTTCTAATAACGCTTTTTTATCTCATATTCTCAATTGGCATTATATATCCACCGACCGAATTCGTGTCGGCCGGATTTACGATCGCTCAGCTGTTCGAGAATTATTTGGGTtctgaaaatgtaaattttatcggTTATCACATGAAGAGGACGACGATCACGGCCCTGATACACTCATCTTTGCCCCTGGGGTATGTCTTCTGCTTGTGGTGCGGTGGGGAAAACGGGTCGTGGATGCTTGCGAGCGCCGCGGCCACTGCGCTGATTCCGCTGCTGATGTGCTACAAGCTGCTGTGCTGGTGGGAGCATGACAAGACGAAGCACCCGATCGTGAAGACGCTGCTGCCTTACGTGATGCCGGGTACCGACTGGCGGGTCACAGCCGCTAATCTTAACGTCGAGTTTAGGAG TGTGGACAAAGTGTCTATCCCATTAACAGCGACCAGCAAATTCGTAGCGACTGAGTCGTGGCTCATCAAAGTGTCCCAGTACTCCATGAATGTTGTGATGCAGAGAGACTGCGCTCTTGTTGCTACTGCT ACTGACACCCACAACCTCACACCATCTGGTGAAGATGAAGTGCAGTACATCAACATAGAGGCGATCCCGTCGCGTGACGACGTGGCTCGTTTCACGTTCCGCGTGTCGACGATGGCGCTGCGCGACCTGCAGCCGCGGCTGGCGAGGCCGGTGCGCGTGCCCGAGCACATCGCGCTCATGCCCACGCTCGTCGAGAGGTTCGTCGGTGTGTTCAAGCAGTATGTCGATCAGAACCCCGTGTATTTTATTGATGAT gAACCAGAGTTATGCATCGGGTGTATGGTGGCGCCAGCTGACGTGAAGTTGAATAAACGTTGTCTACCTCCGCCGGCGCACGTCGAGATGCCACCGCCCGAGTGCCAGGAATGCAACTGCAG GGTGCTGTGGTGCGCGGCGTGCATGGCGCGCTGgtgggcggcgcgcgcggcgggcCCGCCGGCGCAGTGGCTGGCGGGGCGCTGCACCTGCCCCGTGTGCCGCGCGCGCTTCTGTCTGCTCGACGTGCGCCCCGCCCGGCCGCCGCCCCGCTCTACCGGTAGCCGGTAA
- the LOC115442030 gene encoding coatomer subunit beta — translation MAGVEQPCYTLINFPTDSEPHNEMQLKIDLEKGDIKKKIEALKKTISIILSGEKIPGLLMIIIRFVLPLQDHTIKKLLLIFWEIVPKTTPDGKLMQEMILVCDAYRKDLQHPNEYIRGSTLRFLCKLKEPELLEPLMPAIRACLDHRHSYVRRNAVLAIFTIYRNFEFLIPDAPELVANFLEGEQDMSCKRNAFLMLLHVDQERALSYLSSRLDNVHTFGDILQLVIVELIYKVCHANPSSRSQFIRTVYGLLNAGSAAVRYEAAGTLVTLSSAPAAVKAAAACYIDLIVKESDNNVKLIVVGRLAALREEAREAAARALPDLAMDVLRVLASSDLDVRKHTLQLALELVSSRHAEELVSVLRKEAARATATEHDDAAKYRQLLVRAMHRAALKFPEVAGVVAPALLELVGDGSEPAAQDVMLFLRAALHSFTDLRQQIYEKLLEAVPAIRVGKIARSALWLLAQFADTPERALAALQMLADVIPAPTNHEDAEKEEKESAQAKPDTSAPRQLVTSDGTYASQSAFNLPAAASAPAGGLWCALSGGEGFTAACAVGALSRLALKLPRARDANHALHCAAALLAHHKLHAPGTGSATSGLTADDSEQAAARVRAAAAHTALPPALRSALLDEPGRALAALLALPDAAHLLNPLQQERPSSRKDQHVEVERGIVFGQLAGAGAAAPQHDMFELALHNAVRGRTAGGGEERGKLSKVTQLTGFSDPVYAEAIVAVNQYDIVLDVLVVNQTDDTLQNCTVELATLGDLRLVERPAAVVLAPRDYATIKAHVKVASTENGIIFGNIVYEVSGASMDRGVVVLNDIHIDIVDYIQPAVCSDADFRQMWAEFEWENKVSVNTNITDLHEYLQHLLASTNLKCLTPEKALSGQCGFMAANLYARSIFGEDALANLSIELPLHRAGAPVVGHVRIRAKSQGMALSLGDKINMMQKAPQQKPPADPTPAA, via the exons ATGGCGGGCGTGGAACAGCCATGCTACACTTTGATCAACTTCCCAACAGACTCGGAGCCTCACAATGAGATGCAACTTAAGATTGATTTGG AGAAGGGTGACATAAAAAAGAAGATAGAAGCACTAAAGAAGACAATCAGCATCATTCTGTCTGGTGAGAAGATCCCTGGACTGTTGATGATCATTATCAGATTTGTGCTCCCACTCCAGGACCACACCATCAAGAAGTTGCTATTGATCTTCTGGGAGATAGTGCCAAAGACAACTCCTGATGGCAAGCTCATGCAGGAGATGATCCTTGTCTGTGATGCATACAGGAAG GACCTGCAACACCCAAATGAGTACATCCGTGGGTCTACGCTGCGCTTCCTGTGCAAGCTGAAGGAGCCGGAGCTGCTGGAGCCCCTGATGCCAGCTATCCGCGCTTGTCTTGATCACAGGCACTCATACGTCAGGCGGAATGCTGTGCTCGCCATATTTACCATATATCG TAATTTTGAGTTCCTGATCCCGGATGCACCTGAGCTGGTGGCTAACTTCTTGGAGGGCGAGCAGGACATGTCCTGTAAGCGCAACGCGTTCCTGATGCTGCTGCATGTGGACCAGGAGCGAGCGCTGTCGTACCTGTCGTCCCGGCTGGATAACGTGCACACCTTCGGGGATATACTGCAGCTCGTCATTGTGGAGCTCATTTATAAG GTGTGTCACGCGAACCCGTCGTCGCGGTCGCAGTTCATCCGCACGGTGTACGGGCTGCTGAACGCGGGCAGCGCCGCGGTGCGCTACGAGGCCGCCGGCACGCTCGTCACGCTCTCCAGCGCGCCCGCCGCTGTCAAG GCTGCGGCCGCGTGCTACATCGACCTGATAGTGAAGGAGAGCGACAACAACGTGAAGCTGATCGTGGTTGGTCGGCTGGCGGCCCTCAGGGAGGAGGCGCGGGAGGCAGCGGCGCGAGCGTTGCCGGATCTCGCAATGGATGTCCTCAGGGTGCTAGCTTCTTCAGACCTTGATGTCAGGAAGCATACTTTACAGCTGG CGTTGGAGCTGGTGAGCTCCCGGCACGCGGAGGAGCTGGTGTCGGTGCTGCGCAAGGAGGCGGCGCGGGCGACGGCCACGGAGCACGACGACGCCGCCAAGTACCGCCAGCTGCTCGTGCGCGCCATGCACCGCGCCGCGCTCAAG TTCCCGGAGGTGGCGGGCGTGGTGGCGCCAGCGCTGCTAGAGCTGGTGGGCGACGGCTCGGAGCCGGCCGCCCAGGACGTCATGCTGTTCCTCAGGGCTGCGCTGCACTCCTTCACCGACCTGCGGCAGCAGATATACGAG AAACTCCTGGAGGCGGTGCCTGCGATCCGCGTGGGTAAGATCGCGCGGTCGGCGCTGTGGCTGCTGGCGCAGTTCGCCGACACGCCCGAGAGGGCGCTCGCTGCGCTGCAGATGCTGGCCGACGTCATACCCGCGCCCACTAACCACGAGGATGCTGAAAAG GAAGAGAAAGAGTCAGCCCAGGCCAAGCCTGACACGTCAGCTCCGCGCCAATTGGTCACCAGTGATGGTACATACGCTTCGCAGTCTGCATTTAACTTGCCAGC CGCGGCGTCGGCGCCGGCGGGCGGGCTGTGGTGCGCGCTGTCGGGCGGCGAGGGCTTcacggcggcgtgcgcggtggGCGCGCTGTCGCGGCTGGCGCTCAAGCTGCCGCGCGCGCGCGACGCCAACCACGCGCTGCACTGCGCCGCCGCGCTGCTCGCGCACCACAAGCTGCACGCGCCCG GCACCGGCAGTGCCACGTCCGGTCTAACAGCAGACGACTCTGAACAAGCGGCCGCGCGCGTACGTGCGGCGGCGGCCCACACTGCACTGCCTCCTGCACTGCGCAGTGCGCTGTTGGACGAGCCGGGCCGCGCATTGGCTGCACTTCTAGCACTGCCTGATGCCGCGCACTTGCTCAACCCGCTGCAACAA GAGCGGCCGAGCAGTCGCAAGGATCAGCACGTGGAGGTGGAGCGCGGCATCGTGTTCGGACAGCTGGCCGGCGCaggcgccgccgcgccgcagcACGACATGTTCGAACTCGCGCTGCACAACGCCGTGCGCG GCCGcacggcgggcggcggcgaggAGCGCGGCAAGTTGTCGAAGGTGACGCAGCTGACGGGGTTCTCGGACCCGGTGTACGCGGAGGCCATCGTCGCCGTCAACCAGTACGACATCGTGCTCGACGTGCTCGTCGTCAACCAGACCG ACGACACGCTGCAGAACTGCACCGTGGAGCTGGCGACACTGGGCGACTTGCGGCTGGTGGAGCGCCCCGCGGCCGTGGTGCTCGCGCCGAGGGACTACGCCACCATCAAGGCGCACGTCAAGGTCGCCTCCACAGAGAACGGCATCATATTCGGCAATATTG TATACGAGGTGTCCGGCGCTTCTATGGATCGGGGCGTGGTGGTGCTGAACGACATTCACATCGACATCGTGGACTACATACAGCCAGCTGTCTGTAGTGATGCGGACTTCAGGCAGATGTGGGCCGAGTTCGAATGGGAGAATAAG GTGTCAGTAAACACAAATATAACAGACCTGCATGAATACCTGCAGCATCTCCTCGCCTCTACAAACTTGAAGTGTCTCACGCCTGAGAAG GCGCTGTCAGGGCAGTGCGGGTTCATGGCGGCGAACCTGTACGCGCGGTCGATCTTCGGCGAGGACGCGCTCGCCAACCTCAGTATCGAGCTGCCGCTGCACCGCGCCGGCGCGCCCGTCGTCGGACACGTGCGCATCCGCGCCAAGAGCCAG GGCATGGCTCTCAGCCTAGGTGACAAGATCAACATGATGCAGAAGGCGCCGCAGCAGAAGCCGCCGGCCGACCCCACGCCCGCCGCCTGA
- the LOC115442031 gene encoding troponin T, skeletal muscle isoform X4 has translation MSDEEEYSGSEEEEIEEDVPETPAPKPEGEGDPEFIKRQDQKRSDLDEQLKEYINEWRKQRAKEEEELKRLKEKQAKRKVSRAEEEKRLAQKKKEEEERRVREIEEKKQRDIEEKRQRLEEAEKKRQAMLQAMKESSKTGPNFTIQKKSDNFGLSNAQLERNKTKEQLEEEKKISLSIRIKPLNIEGLSVDKLRQKAQELWECIVKLETEKYDLEERQKRQDYDLKELKERQKQQLRHKALKKGLDPEALTGKHPPKIQVASKYERRVDTRSYDDKKKLFEGGFDAQTAEILDKLWKEKMEEFMNRTKTRLPKWFGERPGKKKGETDSPEGEEDVKAEPEEEEPQYEPEPEEEEEEVVEEVEEEEEEEEEEEEEEEEEEEEE, from the exons ATGTCTGACGAGGAAGAATATTC TGGCTCCGAAGAGGAGGAAATTGAAGAAGACGTCCCGGAGAC ACCCGCTCCGAAACCTGA gGGTGAGGGAGATCCAGAATTTATcaag CGTCAAGACCAGAAGCGGTCGGACTTGGACGAGCAGTTGAAGGAGTACATCAACGAATGGCGCAAACAACGGGCCAAGGAAGAGGAGGAGCTCAAACGCCTCAAAGAGAAGCAGGCTAAGCGCAAG GTGTCCCGCGCTGAAGAAGAGAAGCGCCTCGCCCAAAAGAAGAAGGAGGAGGAAGAAAGGAGGGTGCGCGAAATTGAAGAGAAGAAACAGCGCGACATCGAAGAGAAGAGGCAGCGGCTCGAGGAAGCCGAGAAGAAACGCCAGGCCATGCTCCAGGCGATGAAGGAATCAAGCAAGACCGGACCCAACTTCACCATCCAAAAGAAGAGCGACAAC TTTGGCCTCAGCAACGCCCAGCTGGAACGCAACAAGACCAAGGAACAGTTGGAAGAAGAGAAGAAGATCTCACTGTCCATCCGCATCAAGCCGCTGAACATCGAGGGTCTCTCCGTAGATAAGCTGCGACAGAAGGCACAGGAGCTCTGGGAGTGCATCGTCAAGCTCGAGACAGAGAAATACGATCTCGAGGAGAGGCAAAAGAGACAGGACTACGAC TTAAAAGAGCTCAAAGAAAGACAGAAGCAGCAACTGAGGCACAAAGCTCTCAAGAAGGGTCTCGACCCCGAGGCACTTACAGGCAAACACCCG CCCAAAATCCAGGTAGCTTCCAAGTACGAGAGGCGTGTGGACACAAGGTCCTACGACGACAAAAAGAAACTGTTCGAGGGT GGTTTCGATGCACAAACTGCTGAAATATTGGATAAGTTGTGGAAAGAAAAAATGGAGGAATTTATGAACCGTACTAAAA CGAGACTGCCCAAGTGGTTCGGCGAGAGGCCCGGCAAGAAGAAGGGTGAGACCGACTCGCCCGAGGGCGAGGAGGACGTCAAGGCCGAACCCGAAGAGGAGGAACCTCAGTACGAGCCTGAACCCGAAGAGGAAGAGGAGGAAGTCGTAGAAGAAGTTGAAGAGGAAGAAGAAGAGGAAGAGGAAGAGGAGGAGGAGGAGGAAGAAGAAGAGGAGGAGGAATAA
- the LOC115442031 gene encoding troponin T, skeletal muscle isoform X1 — protein sequence MSDEEEYSGSEEEEIEEDVPETPAPKPESRPSIAGEGDPEFIKRQDQKRSDLDEQLKEYINEWRKQRAKEEEELKRLKEKQAKRKVSRAEEEKRLAQKKKEEEERRVREIEEKKQRDIEEKRQRLEEAEKKRQAMLQAMKESSKTGPNFTIQKKSDNFGLSNAQLERNKTKEQLEEEKKISLSIRIKPLNIEGLSVDKLRQKAQELWECIVKLETEKYDLEERQKRQDYDLKELKERQKQQLRHKALKKGLDPEALTGKHPPKIQVASKYERRVDTRSYDDKKKLFEGDLEKLNKDFLEKVWQEKADQFGGRQKTRLPKWFGERPGKKKGETDSPEGEEDVKAEPEEEEPQYEPEPEEEEEEVVEEVEEEEEEEEEEEEEEEEEEEEE from the exons ATGTCTGACGAGGAAGAATATTC TGGCTCCGAAGAGGAGGAAATTGAAGAAGACGTCCCGGAGAC ACCCGCTCCGAAACCTGA GAGTAGACCATCGATCGC gGGTGAGGGAGATCCAGAATTTATcaag CGTCAAGACCAGAAGCGGTCGGACTTGGACGAGCAGTTGAAGGAGTACATCAACGAATGGCGCAAACAACGGGCCAAGGAAGAGGAGGAGCTCAAACGCCTCAAAGAGAAGCAGGCTAAGCGCAAG GTGTCCCGCGCTGAAGAAGAGAAGCGCCTCGCCCAAAAGAAGAAGGAGGAGGAAGAAAGGAGGGTGCGCGAAATTGAAGAGAAGAAACAGCGCGACATCGAAGAGAAGAGGCAGCGGCTCGAGGAAGCCGAGAAGAAACGCCAGGCCATGCTCCAGGCGATGAAGGAATCAAGCAAGACCGGACCCAACTTCACCATCCAAAAGAAGAGCGACAAC TTTGGCCTCAGCAACGCCCAGCTGGAACGCAACAAGACCAAGGAACAGTTGGAAGAAGAGAAGAAGATCTCACTGTCCATCCGCATCAAGCCGCTGAACATCGAGGGTCTCTCCGTAGATAAGCTGCGACAGAAGGCACAGGAGCTCTGGGAGTGCATCGTCAAGCTCGAGACAGAGAAATACGATCTCGAGGAGAGGCAAAAGAGACAGGACTACGAC TTAAAAGAGCTCAAAGAAAGACAGAAGCAGCAACTGAGGCACAAAGCTCTCAAGAAGGGTCTCGACCCCGAGGCACTTACAGGCAAACACCCG CCCAAAATCCAGGTAGCTTCCAAGTACGAGAGGCGTGTGGACACAAGGTCCTACGACGACAAAAAGAAACTGTTCGAGGGT GACCTAGAGAAACTGAACAAGGACTTCCTCGAGAAGGTGTGGCAGGAGAAGGCCGATCAATTCGGTGGCAGGCAAAAGA CGAGACTGCCCAAGTGGTTCGGCGAGAGGCCCGGCAAGAAGAAGGGTGAGACCGACTCGCCCGAGGGCGAGGAGGACGTCAAGGCCGAACCCGAAGAGGAGGAACCTCAGTACGAGCCTGAACCCGAAGAGGAAGAGGAGGAAGTCGTAGAAGAAGTTGAAGAGGAAGAAGAAGAGGAAGAGGAAGAGGAGGAGGAGGAGGAAGAAGAAGAGGAGGAGGAATAA
- the LOC115442031 gene encoding troponin T, skeletal muscle isoform X3 — protein MSDEEEYSGSEEEEIEEDVPETPAPKPEGEGDPEFIKRQDQKRSDLDEQLKEYINEWRKQRAKEEEELKRLKEKQAKRKVSRAEEEKRLAQKKKEEEERRVREIEEKKQRDIEEKRQRLEEAEKKRQAMLQAMKESSKTGPNFTIQKKSDNFGLSNAQLERNKTKEQLEEEKKISLSIRIKPLNIEGLSVDKLRQKAQELWECIVKLETEKYDLEERQKRQDYDLKELKERQKQQLRHKALKKGLDPEALTGKHPPKIQVASKYERRVDTRSYDDKKKLFEGDLEKLNKDFLEKVWQEKADQFGGRQKTRLPKWFGERPGKKKGETDSPEGEEDVKAEPEEEEPQYEPEPEEEEEEVVEEVEEEEEEEEEEEEEEEEEEEEE, from the exons ATGTCTGACGAGGAAGAATATTC TGGCTCCGAAGAGGAGGAAATTGAAGAAGACGTCCCGGAGAC ACCCGCTCCGAAACCTGA gGGTGAGGGAGATCCAGAATTTATcaag CGTCAAGACCAGAAGCGGTCGGACTTGGACGAGCAGTTGAAGGAGTACATCAACGAATGGCGCAAACAACGGGCCAAGGAAGAGGAGGAGCTCAAACGCCTCAAAGAGAAGCAGGCTAAGCGCAAG GTGTCCCGCGCTGAAGAAGAGAAGCGCCTCGCCCAAAAGAAGAAGGAGGAGGAAGAAAGGAGGGTGCGCGAAATTGAAGAGAAGAAACAGCGCGACATCGAAGAGAAGAGGCAGCGGCTCGAGGAAGCCGAGAAGAAACGCCAGGCCATGCTCCAGGCGATGAAGGAATCAAGCAAGACCGGACCCAACTTCACCATCCAAAAGAAGAGCGACAAC TTTGGCCTCAGCAACGCCCAGCTGGAACGCAACAAGACCAAGGAACAGTTGGAAGAAGAGAAGAAGATCTCACTGTCCATCCGCATCAAGCCGCTGAACATCGAGGGTCTCTCCGTAGATAAGCTGCGACAGAAGGCACAGGAGCTCTGGGAGTGCATCGTCAAGCTCGAGACAGAGAAATACGATCTCGAGGAGAGGCAAAAGAGACAGGACTACGAC TTAAAAGAGCTCAAAGAAAGACAGAAGCAGCAACTGAGGCACAAAGCTCTCAAGAAGGGTCTCGACCCCGAGGCACTTACAGGCAAACACCCG CCCAAAATCCAGGTAGCTTCCAAGTACGAGAGGCGTGTGGACACAAGGTCCTACGACGACAAAAAGAAACTGTTCGAGGGT GACCTAGAGAAACTGAACAAGGACTTCCTCGAGAAGGTGTGGCAGGAGAAGGCCGATCAATTCGGTGGCAGGCAAAAGA CGAGACTGCCCAAGTGGTTCGGCGAGAGGCCCGGCAAGAAGAAGGGTGAGACCGACTCGCCCGAGGGCGAGGAGGACGTCAAGGCCGAACCCGAAGAGGAGGAACCTCAGTACGAGCCTGAACCCGAAGAGGAAGAGGAGGAAGTCGTAGAAGAAGTTGAAGAGGAAGAAGAAGAGGAAGAGGAAGAGGAGGAGGAGGAGGAAGAAGAAGAGGAGGAGGAATAA
- the LOC115442031 gene encoding troponin T, skeletal muscle isoform X2: MSDEEEYSGSEEEEIEEDVPETPAPKPESRPSIAGEGDPEFIKRQDQKRSDLDEQLKEYINEWRKQRAKEEEELKRLKEKQAKRKVSRAEEEKRLAQKKKEEEERRVREIEEKKQRDIEEKRQRLEEAEKKRQAMLQAMKESSKTGPNFTIQKKSDNFGLSNAQLERNKTKEQLEEEKKISLSIRIKPLNIEGLSVDKLRQKAQELWECIVKLETEKYDLEERQKRQDYDLKELKERQKQQLRHKALKKGLDPEALTGKHPPKIQVASKYERRVDTRSYDDKKKLFEGGFDAQTAEILDKLWKEKMEEFMNRTKTRLPKWFGERPGKKKGETDSPEGEEDVKAEPEEEEPQYEPEPEEEEEEVVEEVEEEEEEEEEEEEEEEEEEEEE, translated from the exons ATGTCTGACGAGGAAGAATATTC TGGCTCCGAAGAGGAGGAAATTGAAGAAGACGTCCCGGAGAC ACCCGCTCCGAAACCTGA GAGTAGACCATCGATCGC gGGTGAGGGAGATCCAGAATTTATcaag CGTCAAGACCAGAAGCGGTCGGACTTGGACGAGCAGTTGAAGGAGTACATCAACGAATGGCGCAAACAACGGGCCAAGGAAGAGGAGGAGCTCAAACGCCTCAAAGAGAAGCAGGCTAAGCGCAAG GTGTCCCGCGCTGAAGAAGAGAAGCGCCTCGCCCAAAAGAAGAAGGAGGAGGAAGAAAGGAGGGTGCGCGAAATTGAAGAGAAGAAACAGCGCGACATCGAAGAGAAGAGGCAGCGGCTCGAGGAAGCCGAGAAGAAACGCCAGGCCATGCTCCAGGCGATGAAGGAATCAAGCAAGACCGGACCCAACTTCACCATCCAAAAGAAGAGCGACAAC TTTGGCCTCAGCAACGCCCAGCTGGAACGCAACAAGACCAAGGAACAGTTGGAAGAAGAGAAGAAGATCTCACTGTCCATCCGCATCAAGCCGCTGAACATCGAGGGTCTCTCCGTAGATAAGCTGCGACAGAAGGCACAGGAGCTCTGGGAGTGCATCGTCAAGCTCGAGACAGAGAAATACGATCTCGAGGAGAGGCAAAAGAGACAGGACTACGAC TTAAAAGAGCTCAAAGAAAGACAGAAGCAGCAACTGAGGCACAAAGCTCTCAAGAAGGGTCTCGACCCCGAGGCACTTACAGGCAAACACCCG CCCAAAATCCAGGTAGCTTCCAAGTACGAGAGGCGTGTGGACACAAGGTCCTACGACGACAAAAAGAAACTGTTCGAGGGT GGTTTCGATGCACAAACTGCTGAAATATTGGATAAGTTGTGGAAAGAAAAAATGGAGGAATTTATGAACCGTACTAAAA CGAGACTGCCCAAGTGGTTCGGCGAGAGGCCCGGCAAGAAGAAGGGTGAGACCGACTCGCCCGAGGGCGAGGAGGACGTCAAGGCCGAACCCGAAGAGGAGGAACCTCAGTACGAGCCTGAACCCGAAGAGGAAGAGGAGGAAGTCGTAGAAGAAGTTGAAGAGGAAGAAGAAGAGGAAGAGGAAGAGGAGGAGGAGGAGGAAGAAGAAGAGGAGGAGGAATAA